The proteins below are encoded in one region of Rhizobacter sp.:
- a CDS encoding acyl-CoA synthetase translates to MTEHTKAGAKVDWSTEPERSAMWALTLIRLIAVGAGRTLTRLLLHPITLYFVLANGKARRASKAYLSRALKRPAGLADVYRHVHAFAATVLDRIYFLRERYDLFDVTTTNGEVVHQPLREGEGVITIGAHLGSFEAMRAGGEAHGERVAMLMYENNARMINTMLAAVAPKAKLHTIALGQAGAMLALRRFLDGGGIAGMLGDRTLPGAAGRSHTLWFDFLGTPAPFSDGPFRLAAMLKRRVVFSAGLYHGGNRYELVFDELADFRGLTNEPRDVVDRLVREALERYVRRIEAACVESPYNWFNFYDFWAAADATPPSP, encoded by the coding sequence ATGACCGAGCACACCAAGGCGGGCGCCAAGGTGGACTGGTCCACCGAGCCTGAACGCAGCGCCATGTGGGCACTGACGCTGATCCGACTGATCGCGGTGGGCGCCGGCCGCACGCTGACCCGCCTGCTGCTGCACCCGATCACGCTCTACTTCGTGCTGGCCAACGGCAAGGCACGCCGTGCTTCGAAGGCCTACCTGTCGCGCGCGCTCAAGCGCCCGGCGGGCCTGGCCGACGTGTACCGCCATGTGCACGCCTTCGCGGCCACGGTGCTCGACCGCATCTACTTCCTGCGCGAGCGCTACGACCTTTTCGACGTGACGACTACCAACGGCGAGGTGGTGCACCAGCCGCTGCGCGAAGGCGAGGGCGTCATCACCATCGGCGCCCACCTGGGCAGCTTCGAGGCCATGCGCGCGGGCGGCGAGGCGCATGGCGAGCGGGTGGCGATGCTCATGTACGAGAACAACGCCCGCATGATCAACACCATGCTGGCGGCGGTGGCGCCCAAGGCCAAGCTGCACACCATCGCCCTCGGCCAGGCCGGCGCCATGCTGGCCCTGCGCCGCTTCCTCGACGGGGGTGGCATCGCCGGCATGCTGGGCGATCGCACGCTGCCCGGCGCGGCCGGGCGTTCGCACACCCTGTGGTTCGATTTCCTCGGCACGCCGGCTCCGTTTTCCGATGGCCCTTTCCGCCTGGCGGCCATGCTCAAGCGCCGCGTGGTGTTCAGTGCCGGCCTCTACCATGGGGGCAATCGCTACGAGCTGGTGTTCGACGAGCTGGCCGACTTCCGCGGCCTCACCAACGAGCCCCGCGACGTGGTCGACCGCCTGGTGCGCGAGGCCCTGGAGCGCTATGTGCGCCGGATCGAGGCCGCGTGCGTTGAGTCTCCGTACAACTGGTTCAACTTCTACGACTTCTGGGCTGCTGCCGATGCGACTCCTCCCTCGCCGTGA
- a CDS encoding acyl carrier protein produces the protein MQARIALRVGLVLGVGLLYVLASHWLMTQTEASAWNVVGVLSPMLVILILGTWRSGHRAVALCAALVLATLCGLALLGIQVPSHVLYLLQHAGINFFLALFFGSTLRPGRTSIITSVAQRVHGKELPPAHFAYTRQVTAAWTVFFLVIVAISLMLFFGFSFETWAVFANLVTPIATATMFIGEFSLRYRLHPEFARSTVADAINAYMNNSKPAAPRVPQ, from the coding sequence ATGCAAGCCCGCATTGCCTTGCGCGTCGGCCTGGTGCTCGGGGTCGGCCTGCTCTACGTGCTGGCCTCGCACTGGCTGATGACTCAGACCGAAGCCTCGGCCTGGAACGTCGTCGGCGTGCTGTCGCCGATGCTCGTGATCCTGATCCTGGGCACCTGGCGCAGCGGTCACCGCGCCGTGGCGCTCTGCGCAGCGCTCGTGCTGGCGACCCTGTGCGGGCTGGCATTGCTCGGCATCCAGGTTCCTTCGCATGTGCTGTACCTGCTGCAGCACGCCGGCATCAACTTCTTCCTCGCGCTTTTCTTCGGCAGCACGCTGCGGCCGGGGCGCACCTCGATCATCACCTCGGTGGCGCAGCGGGTGCACGGCAAGGAGCTGCCTCCGGCGCATTTCGCCTACACCCGGCAGGTGACGGCCGCGTGGACGGTCTTCTTCCTCGTGATCGTGGCCATCTCGCTGATGCTCTTCTTCGGCTTCAGCTTCGAGACCTGGGCCGTCTTCGCCAACCTCGTCACCCCCATCGCCACCGCCACGATGTTCATCGGCGAGTTTTCGCTGCGCTACCGGCTGCACCCCGAATTCGCGCGCTCCACCGTGGCCGATGCGATCAACGCCTACATGAACAACAGCAAGCCCGCGGCGCCGCGGGTGCCGCAGTGA
- a CDS encoding acyl carrier protein codes for MTSTQTELQREVAALLVEALNLETAPETIDPQAPLYGEGLGLDSIDILEVALVVSQRYGFQLRSDDQDNVRIFTSLASLTDHIAANRTK; via the coding sequence ATGACTTCCACCCAAACCGAGCTTCAGCGCGAAGTGGCCGCGCTCCTCGTCGAAGCGCTCAACCTCGAGACCGCGCCCGAGACGATCGACCCGCAGGCCCCGCTCTACGGCGAAGGCCTGGGGCTGGATTCGATCGACATCCTGGAAGTCGCGCTGGTGGTGTCGCAGCGTTACGGCTTCCAGCTGCGCTCGGACGACCAGGACAACGTGCGCATCTTCACCTCGCTGGCCAGCCTGACGGACCACATCGCCGCCAACCGCACGAAGTGA
- the purT gene encoding formate-dependent phosphoribosylglycinamide formyltransferase, with amino-acid sequence MTTLGTPLSPSATKVMLLGSGELGKEVLIALQRLGVETIAVDRYDNAPGQQVAHHARTITMSDPAQLKALIEAERPHLVVPEIEAIATPMLEELEAAGTVRVIPTARAARLTMDREGIRRLAAETLKLPTSPYVFCDSLQELQAAIDQGIGYPCIVKPVMSSSGKGQSKIDGPADVQKAWDYAMAGGRVSHGRVIVEGFIDFDYEITQLTVRALGANGQVETHFCDPIGHIQVSGDYVESWQPHPMSPVALQRSREIAKAVTDNLGGQGLFGVELFVKGEQVWFSEVSPRPHDTGMVTMITQWQNEFELHARAILGLPVNTALKSPGASAVIYGGVEATGIVFDGVDDALRVPNTELRLFGKPESFVKRRMGVALAFDADVEVARRQAKSAAAKVRPRRA; translated from the coding sequence ATGACGACCCTCGGCACCCCCCTGTCCCCTTCGGCCACGAAAGTCATGCTGCTGGGCAGCGGCGAGCTGGGCAAGGAGGTGCTGATCGCGCTGCAGCGGCTGGGCGTGGAGACGATTGCCGTCGACCGCTACGACAACGCCCCCGGCCAGCAGGTGGCGCACCACGCCCGCACCATCACGATGAGCGACCCGGCGCAGCTCAAGGCGCTGATCGAGGCTGAGCGGCCGCACCTTGTCGTGCCCGAGATCGAGGCCATCGCGACGCCGATGCTTGAAGAGCTCGAAGCGGCCGGCACCGTGCGCGTGATTCCCACCGCTCGCGCCGCGCGGCTGACGATGGACCGCGAAGGCATCCGCCGCCTGGCCGCCGAGACGCTGAAGCTGCCGACGAGCCCGTATGTCTTCTGTGACTCCCTCCAAGAGTTGCAAGCAGCGATCGACCAGGGCATCGGCTACCCCTGCATCGTGAAGCCGGTCATGAGCAGCTCGGGCAAGGGCCAGAGCAAGATCGACGGCCCGGCCGACGTGCAGAAAGCCTGGGACTACGCGATGGCCGGTGGCCGTGTGAGCCACGGGCGTGTGATCGTCGAGGGCTTCATCGACTTCGACTACGAGATCACCCAGCTCACCGTGCGCGCGCTCGGCGCGAATGGCCAGGTCGAGACTCATTTCTGCGACCCCATCGGCCACATCCAGGTCAGCGGCGACTATGTGGAGAGCTGGCAGCCGCACCCCATGTCGCCGGTGGCGCTGCAGCGCTCGCGCGAGATCGCCAAGGCCGTGACCGACAACCTCGGCGGTCAGGGTCTCTTCGGTGTCGAGCTCTTCGTGAAGGGCGAGCAGGTCTGGTTCAGCGAGGTCAGCCCACGCCCGCACGACACCGGCATGGTCACCATGATCACGCAGTGGCAGAACGAATTCGAGCTGCACGCCCGCGCCATCCTCGGCCTGCCGGTCAATACCGCGCTCAAGAGTCCCGGCGCGAGCGCGGTGATCTATGGCGGGGTCGAAGCCACCGGCATCGTGTTCGACGGCGTCGACGACGCCCTGCGGGTGCCCAACACCGAGCTGCGCCTTTTCGGCAAGCCCGAGAGCTTCGTGAAGCGCCGCATGGGTGTGGCGCTGGCCTTCGATGCCGACGTGGAGGTCGCGCGCCGGCAGGCCAAGTCGGCCGCCGCCAAGGTGCGGCCCCGTCGCGCCTGA
- a CDS encoding ABC transporter ATP-binding protein, which translates to MPPLLALDHVDKRYANGVLALRDVSLAVGPHEFVSLLGPSGCGKSSVLRLVAGLDRATSGSVSAPALDRRAPADTACVFQDATLMPWASVFDNVWLPLRIAGQSRAQATERVESVLRLVGLADFADAHPAELSGGMKMRASIARALVAQPRVLLMDEPFAALDEFTRQKLNDDLLQWWHTSTLAVLFVTHSIYEAVYLSQRVLVMGARPGRVVDEVVVDEPYPRRPAFRSTERFLALCQRIGQALEASQVAG; encoded by the coding sequence ATGCCGCCCCTGCTCGCGCTGGACCACGTCGACAAACGCTACGCCAACGGCGTGCTGGCGCTGCGCGATGTGTCGCTGGCGGTGGGGCCGCACGAGTTCGTCTCCTTGCTGGGCCCGTCGGGTTGCGGCAAGAGCAGCGTGCTGCGGCTGGTGGCCGGGCTGGATCGGGCCACGAGCGGCAGCGTGTCGGCCCCCGCGCTGGACCGCCGTGCGCCAGCCGACACCGCCTGCGTCTTTCAAGACGCCACGCTGATGCCCTGGGCCAGCGTGTTCGACAACGTGTGGCTGCCGTTGCGCATCGCCGGCCAGTCGCGGGCACAGGCTACCGAGCGGGTCGAATCGGTGCTGCGCCTCGTGGGCCTGGCCGACTTCGCCGACGCCCACCCGGCCGAACTCTCCGGCGGCATGAAGATGCGCGCTTCGATCGCACGGGCACTGGTGGCCCAACCCCGTGTGCTGCTGATGGACGAGCCCTTCGCCGCGCTCGACGAGTTCACCCGCCAGAAGCTCAACGACGACCTGCTGCAGTGGTGGCACACCAGCACGCTGGCGGTGCTCTTCGTCACGCACAGCATCTACGAGGCGGTGTACCTGAGCCAGCGGGTGCTGGTGATGGGCGCGCGGCCGGGGCGGGTGGTCGACGAAGTGGTGGTCGACGAGCCCTACCCGCGCCGCCCGGCCTTCCGCAGCACCGAGCGATTTCTCGCCCTGTGCCAGCGCATCGGCCAGGCGCTCGAAGCATCGCAGGTGGCGGGCTGA
- a CDS encoding ABC transporter permease, producing the protein MRRAVPVLTLLALVAAWEALVRLAHIPHYTLPAPSLVVQTLVANFGSLAASWWFTLKITFGALLLACAGGVLIAAVFALSRAVEQALFPIAVVLQVTPIVAVAPLILIYVESTTAALLLCAWIVAFFPILSNTVIGLRAADPQLHDLFRLYRATPLQRLRWLLVPSALPYFVAGLKISGGLSLIGAVTAEMVAGAAGRETGLASRILEASFRTETPKMFAALALLVLTGVLIFWSFNALSRALLGRWHAVESSKPD; encoded by the coding sequence ATGCGGCGTGCCGTGCCGGTGCTGACCTTGCTTGCGCTCGTCGCGGCCTGGGAAGCGCTGGTGCGCCTCGCCCACATCCCGCACTACACGCTGCCCGCACCTAGCCTCGTGGTGCAGACGCTGGTGGCCAACTTCGGCTCGCTGGCGGCGAGCTGGTGGTTCACGCTCAAGATCACCTTCGGCGCGCTGCTGCTGGCCTGCGCGGGCGGCGTGTTGATCGCGGCGGTGTTCGCGCTGTCGCGGGCGGTCGAGCAGGCGCTCTTTCCGATCGCGGTGGTGCTGCAGGTCACACCCATCGTCGCGGTGGCCCCGCTGATCCTCATCTACGTCGAGAGCACCACCGCCGCGCTGCTGCTGTGCGCGTGGATCGTGGCCTTCTTTCCCATCCTCTCGAACACCGTGATCGGCCTGCGCGCCGCCGACCCACAACTGCACGACCTCTTCCGCCTCTACCGCGCCACACCCCTGCAGCGCCTGCGCTGGCTGCTGGTGCCGAGCGCCTTGCCCTACTTCGTGGCGGGGCTGAAAATCTCCGGCGGCCTGAGCCTGATCGGCGCCGTCACCGCCGAGATGGTGGCCGGCGCGGCGGGCCGCGAAACGGGGTTGGCCTCACGCATCCTCGAAGCCAGCTTCCGCACCGAGACCCCCAAGATGTTCGCCGCGCTGGCACTGCTGGTGTTGACGGGCGTGCTGATCTTCTGGAGCTTCAACGCACTGTCGCGCGCCCTGCTCGGGCGCTGGCATGCGGTCGAATCTTCCAAGCCCGATTGA